A stretch of DNA from Microlunatus sp. Gsoil 973:
GGTCCGCGGCAACGGTCAGCTCGCTCCGGTGCTGCTGGAGGCCCAGCGGGACCACGGCCCAGAGCCGACGATCCGCGACAGCCAGGACGAGGTGGCCGAGGCGGCCGCCGTCGCGGACTGGTTCGCCGGACTGCACAAGTCCGGTGTGTCCTACCGGGAGATGGCGGTGCTGTTCCGGGTCAACGCCCAGTCGCCCGTGGTCGAGCAGGCGCTGGCCGATCGGGACATCCCTTATCTGGTCCGCGGTGGCGAGCGGTTCTACGAACGACCGGAGGTACGCCAGGCTCTGCTCACCCTGCGCACCCAGGCGCGGACGGCCGAGGCGGCTCTCGACGACAGTTCGGCGGGAGCCGCTGACGGGCAGCCCGCCGTTGCCCAGGTCAAGGCCCTGCTGGGCAGCCTGGGCTGGACCGAACAGCCGCCGACCGGGACCGGCGCGGTGCGGGAGCGATGGGAATCCTTGGCTGCCCTGGTCGCGGCGGCGGAGGACTTCGCCGCCGCCCGGTCGGGGTGCACGCTGACCGATGTCGTCGTGGAGTTGCAGCGGCGCGCAGACGCCCAGCATGTGCCGACCGCCGACGGCGTCACCGTGTCGACGCTGCACTCGGCGAAGGGGCTGGAATGGGATGCCGTCGCCCTGATCGGCGTCAGTGAGGGTTCGCTGCCGTTCGTGCTGGCGACGACGGAGGAGCAGATCGAGGAGGAGCGCCGGCTGTTCTACGTCGGGATCACCCGGGCGCGGCGACACCTGCGAATCTCCTGGGCGCGCACCCGCAACGGCTCGACCCAGCGAACGTCGTCGCGGTTCCTGGACGGCGTGCGTCCCGGCGGCGATGCTCCGGCCGGCCAGCGTCGCCCGACTGTACGCCGGACCCGGCCGAGCGTGCTGGCCGCGACCTGCCGGTCCTGCGGCCGGCACCTCACCGACGCGGCCGAGCGCAAGCTGGGCCGGCACACCGACTGCCCGGCCAGTTACGACGAACCGACCCTGGACCGGTTGCGGACCTGGCGCAAGCACCGTGCCACGCAGGAGCGGATGCCGGCCTATGTCATCTTCACCGACGCCACCCTGGTGGCGATCGCCGAGGCCAGGCCGCAGAACGCCCGCGATCTGATCAAGATCCCCGGCGTCGGCAAGAACAAGATCAGCAAGTACGGCGCCGACCTGCTCGAGGTGATCAACGATGCAGGTTGACCGGCCGACCGACCCGGAAAACCTCATTGGTCTGGTTCTGCCGACAGGAAAATCTGCGCCGATTCACGCGTACCATGACGA
This window harbors:
- a CDS encoding ATP-dependent DNA helicase UvrD2 codes for the protein MIGAEELLDRLDPEQREVATSLGGPVAVIAGAGTGKTRAITHRIAYAVATGVCAPTNVLAVTFTTRAAGEMRGRLQQLGVHGVQARTFHSAALRQAQYFWPRAYKSDLPPIVDNRYGLVAEAASRLRISAESAGLRDLITEISWAKVSNVTPEDYPRIAATGNRQLASYDAETVARVFGTYEQVKRERVRIDFDDILLCTAAMIAEYPQVADEIRRTYRHLVVDEYQDVSPLQQAVLDLWRGDSHDLCVVGDPAQTIHSFAGAQASFLTGFAKRHPDTTVVRLVRDYRSTPQVVRIANRVLQGARPVRGNGQLAPVLLEAQRDHGPEPTIRDSQDEVAEAAAVADWFAGLHKSGVSYREMAVLFRVNAQSPVVEQALADRDIPYLVRGGERFYERPEVRQALLTLRTQARTAEAALDDSSAGAADGQPAVAQVKALLGSLGWTEQPPTGTGAVRERWESLAALVAAAEDFAAARSGCTLTDVVVELQRRADAQHVPTADGVTVSTLHSAKGLEWDAVALIGVSEGSLPFVLATTEEQIEEERRLFYVGITRARRHLRISWARTRNGSTQRTSSRFLDGVRPGGDAPAGQRRPTVRRTRPSVLAATCRSCGRHLTDAAERKLGRHTDCPASYDEPTLDRLRTWRKHRATQERMPAYVIFTDATLVAIAEARPQNARDLIKIPGVGKNKISKYGADLLEVINDAG